A genome region from Hevea brasiliensis isolate MT/VB/25A 57/8 chromosome 9, ASM3005281v1, whole genome shotgun sequence includes the following:
- the LOC110645132 gene encoding protein FANTASTIC FOUR 3, whose protein sequence is MSCSNYCQGLQSCLEPARLQVEPRVLRLTLAPPKSNISRCSPPEVKSFVPHSDGDSKSTNDNVDMGGWSFLQSLDINTAPSTRETTEEDKIYIPPNFKRSSSMLSEKSLQMCTENLGSETGNDGGESSDEMALLSLSNINHESPREKSKFRGSRRIMSRSASFPPPLTSIRGSTSVQVRSHREGGRLVLKAVSVSSCQAYFHAERIDGQLKLHLVKDCFPTHDDTEEEEDKVAAVEEESVDEASEGEEDAEVDNWKAELSEENSGNGGGEMEMEKLPTPSRCKEGGRGSKSLLNNWRTFWVAT, encoded by the coding sequence ATGTCCTGCTCAAATTATTGTCAGGGCCTCCAATCATGCCTGGAGCCAGCCCGCCTGCAGGTCGAACCGCGTGTTTTAAGGCTTACATTGGCTCCACCAAAATCCAACATTTCCCGTTGTTCACCCCCAGAAGTCAAATCTTTTGTCCCTCACTCGGATGGTGACTCCAAAAGCACCAACGATAATGTTGACATGGGTGGCTGGAGTTTCCTCCAATCTCTAGACATTAATACCGCTCCAAGCACCAGAGAAACCACTGAGGAAGACAAAATTTATATCCCCCCGAACTTTAAACGCTCTTCTTCGATGCTCAGCGAAAAGAGCCTGCAAATGTGCACTGAAAACTTAGGAAGTGAAACTGGCAACGATGGCGGCGAAAGCAGCGACGAGATGGCTTTACTTTCTTTATCAAATATCAATCACGAGAGCCCACGAGAGAAATCAAAATTTCGAGGATCAAGAAGAATTATGAGTCGAAGCGCTAGCTTTCCACCTCCTTTGACATCGATTAGAGGCTCCACTAGTGTTCAAGTGAGGTCTCACAGAGAAGGCGGGCGTCTAGTTTTGAAAGCAGTAAGCGTGTCTTCTTGCCAGGCTTATTTTCATGCAGAGCGTATCGATGGCCAGCTGAAGCTTCATCTAGTGAAGGACTGCTTCCCTACCCATGACGacactgaagaagaagaagataaagtaGCAGCAGTAGAAGAAGAATCTGTTGATGAGGCAAGTGAAGGTGAAGAAGATGCAGAAGTAGACAATTGGAAAGCGGAGTTGTCGGAGGAAAATAGTGGAAATGGTGGGGGTGAAATGGAGATGGAGAAATTGCCTACGCCAAGCAGGTGCAAGGAAGGTGGGAGAGGAAGCAAAAGCTTGCTTAATAATTGGAGAACATTTTGGGTGGCTACTTAA
- the LOC110645144 gene encoding probable transmembrane GTPase FZO-like, chloroplastic has translation MLFTSISMTPFLSLQVSTPSLLLSPSLPFFTPLPRFKSPSHRTQHFPLLSLANNPFRQSINQDFPTQQQQPRTLFPGGYKRPEIKVPNIVLQLVPDDVLSGGDALDFIDKAVSKWVGIVVLNGVDGSGKTLYEAACLLKSVVRDRAYLLIGERVDIAAAVNASGVVLSDQGLPAIVARSMMMDSKSESIILPLVARNVQTSRAALNASNSEGADFLIYGLEQEKYFDEKMYSGFADVKIPIFVIYASHRAAVSIMEASQVLKSGAGGLVMSLEDLRLFSDESLSQFFITESAMVNKSENEPGSLNKFKPSDVENDINGKKSVAGFVKLEDREKQLIETERSILFECINVIHKAAPQMEEVSLLIDAVSQIDEPFLLAIVGEFNSGKSTVINALLGERYLKEGVVPTTNEITFLRYSDYNSEEPQRCERHPDGQYICYLAAPILKEMNIVDTPGTNVILQRQQRLTEEFVPRADLLLFVISADRPLTESEVAFLRYTQQWKKKVVFVLNKSDLYQNTSELEEAISFVKENTRNLLNTENVILYPVSARCALEAKLSASSDIKIDYNESSVSDYHWKFSSFYELERFLYSFLDGSTETGMERMKLKLETPIAIADRILSTCETVVKQELQYAEKDLTNMTELVDSVKELTRKMEKESISWRTKTLLLIETTKSSVLKLVESTLQISNIDLATAYVFKGEKSATTPAAFRVQNDIIGPAVLDAKKELEEYASWLKSNSAREAKLYKESFEKRWPSFIISNTQMHLETYELLEKVDDLSLKVIESFSAGAASKLFEEEIREVYLGTFGGLGAAGLSASLLTSVLPTTLEDLLALGLCSAGGFIAISNFPSRKRGVIDKICRIADGLAREVEEAMQKDLLETAANLENFVKTIGKPYQDASQQRLDNLLKVQNELSDVKEKLRTLQVEIQNLHVS, from the exons ATGCTCTTCACCTCCATCTCCATGACACCCTTTCTCTCGCTCCAGGTCTCTACTCCGTCTCTTCTGCTATCCCCATCCCTTCCCTTCTTCACCCCTCTCCCTCGCTTCAAATCCCCATCTCACCGAACACAGCATTTCCCTCTCCTCTCACTCGCTAACAACCCCTTTCGACAATCAATCAATCAGGACTTCCCAACTCAGCAGCAGCAGCCAAGAACGCTTTTTCCTGGAGGGTACAAGCGCCCCGAAATCAAAGTCCCCAACATTGTCCTCCAGCTTGTCCCCGACGACGTTTTGAGTGGCGGTGATGCCTTGGATTTCATCGATAAGGCCGTTTCCAAGTGGGTTGGAATCGTAGTCCTCAATGGCGTTGATGGCAGTGGGAAGACGCTGTACGAGGCTGCGTGTTTATTGAAGTCGGTTGTGAGGGATCGCGCGTATTTGTTGATTGGCGAGCGCGTTGATATCGCTGCTGCTGTTAATGCTAGCGGGGTTGTGCTCTCTGATCAAG GTCTTCCTGCCATTGTGGCAAGAAGCATGATGATGGATTCCAAATCAGAATCCATAATTCTCCCTTTAGTAGCCAGAAATGTGCAGACTTCTAGGGCTGCCTTAAATGCATCTAATTCTGAAGGTGCTGATTTTCTTATATATGGTCTTGAGCAAGAGAAATATTTTGATGAAAAAATGTACTCTGGATTTGCGGATGTGAAAATTCCAATCTTTGTCATTTATGCTTCACATAGAGCGGCTGTGTCAATTATGGAGGCATCACAAGTGCTAAAATCTGGTGCGGGTGGTTTAGTTATGTCATTAGAAGATTTGAGGTTGTTCAGTGATGAGTCTTTGAGCCAATTTTTTATCACTGAAAGTgcaatggtgaataaatcagagAATGAGCCTGGAAGCCTCAATAAGTTTAAACCATCGGATGTAGAAAATGATATTAATGGGAAAAAGAGTGTGGCAGGCTTTGTTAAATTGGAGGACAGAGAAAAACAGCTCATAGAGACAGAGAGATCAATATTATTTGAATGCATTAATGTTATTCATAAAGCTGCTCCTCAG ATGGAGGAGGTTTCACTTCTAATTGATGCTGTTTCTCAAATTGATGAGCCATTTTTACTGGCAATAGTG GGTGAATTTAATTCTGGTAAATCGACTGTTATTAATGCACTTCTTGGAGAAAGATACCTTAAAGAGGGTGTTGTTCCGACGACCAATGAGATTACTTTCTTACGGTACTCTGACTATAATTCTGAAGAGCCACAACGTTGTGAAAGGCATCCTGATGGTCAATATATATGTTACCTTGCTGCTCCAATTCTTAAGGAA ATGAACATTGTTGATACACCTGGGACTAATGTAATTCTTCAAAGGCAACAACGCCTTACTGAGGAATTTGTGCCTCGTGCAGATTTGCTTCTGTTTGTCATTTCTGCTGATCGCCCACTAACCGAAAGTGAG GTGGCTTTTCTGCGTTACACTCAACAGTGGAAGAAGAAAGTTGTGTTTGTGTTAAATAAATCTGATCTCTATCAGAATACCAGTGAG CTTGAGGAAGCCATATCATTCGTCAAGGAGAACACAAGGAATTTGCTGAACACTGAAAATGTGATATTATATCCAGTCTCTGCTAGGTGTGCTCTTGAAGCAAAATTGTCAGCTTCTTCTGACATTAAAATAGATTACAATGAGTCATCAGTTTCGGATTATCATTGGAAATTCAGTAGCTTCTATGAACTTGAGAGATTCTTGTATAGTTTTTTAGATGGGTCAACAGAAACAGGAATGGAAAGAATGAAGCTTAAACTTGAAACACCAATTGCAATTGCTGATCGAATACTTTCTACTTGTGAAACTGTTGTGAAACAAGAACTCCAGTATGCCGAGAAGGATCTGACCAATATGACTGAATTAGTTGATAGCGTGAAAGAGTTGACAAGGAAAATGGAAAAGGAGAGCATCTCTTGGAGAACAAAAACTTTGTTGCTG ATAGAAACGACAAAATCAAGTGTTCTGAAGCTTGTAGAATCCACTCTACAAATATCAAATATTGATCTTGCTACAGCATATGTTTTTAAAGGGGAAAAATCTGCTACGACTCCAGCAGCCTTCAGGGTTCAAAATGATATAATTGGTCCTGCAGTTTTAGATGCAAAA AAAGAACTTGAAGAATATGCATCATGGTTAAAATCAAATAGTGCTCGTGAAGCGAAGCTATACAAAGAATCTTTTGAAAAAAGATGGCCTTCATTTATCATTTCAAACACACAGATGCATTTGGAGACCTATGAGTTACTAGAAAAGGTTGATGACCTCAGCTTGAAAGTGATCGAGAGCTTCAGTGCTGGTGCAGCTTCCAAGCTGTTTGAAGAGGAAATACGCGAAGTG TACCTGGGAACATTTGGTGGACTAGGAGCTGCTGGTTTATCTGCCTCTCTTCTGACATCTGTGCTACCTACCACTTTAGAAGATCTTCTTGCTCTTGGCCTTTGTTCTGCAGGAGG GTTTATAGCAATTTCGAACTTCCCATCCCGCAAGCGAGGCGTAATAGACAAGATATGTAGGATCGCAGATGGCTTGGCTCGTGAAGTTGAAGAGGCAATGCAGAAAGATCTCTTGGAAACTGCTGCGAATTTGGAAAACTTTGTAAAAACAATTGGCAAGCCTTATCAAGATGCTTCCCAACAAAGACTGGACAATCTTTTAAAAGTTCAAAATGAATTATCAGATGTCAAGGAAAAACTAAGAACACTGCAAGTTGAAATACAGAATCTTCATGTATCATGA
- the LOC110645150 gene encoding uncharacterized protein LOC110645150, translating to MGRKPSALRLVEKPQNHESMVVEPESDNPSLEKVDVQPENTNPAVESVELQQANSSKTPLKKKAKKFPAKVRRSERLQNAVMDTENQDIECILEEITVSESEQEVEPSNEELPEPTLNGKNLHEKVDYLVQLLKTQQKTIDAFNSRATGKTFCSEEDSGMEDINYKSLYIDCQKKVEALTEENHQLNRKLEFALGKIEVYEKGYHVAPEVLEKLKDLFKDALWLSSLTRVTEATRNYTAPEIGHDCKNSAKRKRQTDKN from the exons ATGGGTCGGAAACCCAGTGCTCTTAGGCTTGTAGAGAAGCCACAAAAT CATGAGAGCATGGTGGTGGAGCCTGAAAGTGATAATCCTTCCTTGGAGAAAGTAGATGTACAGCCTGAAAACACAAATCCTGCCGTGGAGAGTGTTGAACTACAACAAGCAAACTCTTCTAAAACCCCTCTTAAAAAGAAAGCAAAGAAATTCCCTGCTAAAGTTAGGCGTTCTGAACGTCTTCAAAATGCAGTTATGGATACGGAAAACCAAGACATTGAGTGTATTCTTGAAGAGATAACTGTCAGTGAAAGCGAGCAAGAAGTTGAGCCTTCAAATGAGGAATTGCCAGAGCCTACTTTGAATGGGAAAAACTTGCATGAAAAGGTTGACTATCTTGTACAACTTTTGAAGACACAACAAAAGACCATAGATGCATTTAATTCTAGG GCAACTGGGAAAACATTCTGTAGTGAAGAAGACTCTGGTATGGAAGATATCAATTATAAAAGCTTGTATATTGACTGCCAAAAGAAG GTTGAAGCTCTGACAGAGGAAAATCATCAGCTAAATAGAAAGTTGGAATTTGCTCTTGGAAAAATTGAAGTA TATGAGAAGGGGTATCATGTAGCTCCTGAAGTGTTGGAGAAGTTGAAAGATTTATTTAAAGATGCATTATGGTTATCAAGTCTGACACGAGTAACTGAAGCAACACGCAATTATACTGCACCTGAAATTGGCCATGATTGCAAGAATTCTGCCAAGAGGAAGAGACAGACTGACAAGAACTAG
- the LOC110645149 gene encoding uncharacterized protein LOC110645149, producing the protein MAASMDSPSPARLLKESTTLMISSPLFSPASDKRFWSTLRSRIDALLENRQCGVSIGQDQFNLDTSSATRVSVGESDRAKRMKEDSLLLLRGFDSIAHTLSQLSNNLDNALQGARYLAEPPTLSEIFHGNINNSEIKQKGLEKEQNEEKGEEGNNSTDQGNKGSKRKFDQTDSESSADQGNNSHKENEQSPKDKKMKKAKNLAVSMATKAASLARELKSIKSDFCFMQERCTLLEEENRRLRDGFSKGIRPEEDDLMRLQMEALLAEKSRLANENTNLIRENQCLHQLVEYHQLTSQDLSASYEQLIQGMCLDFSSPSPSIKEEADNNEVRQTPGKNTFGFSASLEECFCEEQQ; encoded by the exons ATGGCTGCTTCGATGGATTCGCCATCCCCTGCTCGCCTCCTCAAG GAGTCCACAACCTTGATGATTTCTTCACCTCTGTTCAGCCCTGCTTCGGATAAGCGTTTCTGGAGCACTCTCCGTAGCCGGATCGATGCGCTTCTCGAGAATCGCCAATGCGGGGTTTCCATAGGCCAAGATCAATTCAATCTTGACACATCTTCAGCCACCCGTGTG AGTGTCGGAGAATCCGACCGAGCCAAAAGAATGAAAGAggactcattgcttttgctaagAGGTTTTGACTCCATTGCTCACACGCTCTCTCAGCTCTCTAATAATCTGGATAACGCTCTTCAG GGAGCTAGATACCTAGCCGAACCACCCACATTGAGTGAAATATTTCATGGCAATATCAACAACTCAGAGATTAAACAAAAGGGTTTAGAAAAAGaacaaaatgaagaaaaagggGAGGAAGGAAATAATTCAACAGATCAAGGAAATAAAGGATCAAAAAGGAAGTTCGATCAAACTGATAGTGAGAGCTCAGCGGATCAAGGAAATAATTCACACAAGGAAAACGAGCAAAGCCCAAAAGATAAGAAGATGAAGAAAGCCAAAAAT CTTGCAGTTTCTATGGCAACGAAAGCAGCTTCACTTGCAAGAGAGCTTAAGTCAATAAAATCTGATTTTTGTTTTATGCAAGAGAGATGCACTCTGCTTGAAGAAGAGAACAGGAGGCTTCGAGATGGATTCTCTAAAGGGATCAGACCAGAGGAAGACGACCTG ATGAGGCTTcaaatggaggcactacttgctgAAAAATCCAGATTAGCCAATGAAAACACAAATCTTATCAGGGAAAACCAATGCCTTCATCAGCTCGTAGAGTACCACCAACTCACCTCCCAAGATCTCTCTGCATCTTATGAGCAACTCATCCAAGGAATGTGCTTAGACTTTTCTTCTCCATCACCATCCATAAAGGAAGAGGCAGATAATAACGAAGTTCGACAAACACCAGGAAAAAATACTTTTGGCTTCTCCGCTTCTCTTGAGGAGTGCTTTTGCGAAGAACAGCAGTAG